The genomic segment ataagtaaatcaAACACAATTTCTCACgaaaaagttatttatatttatggggTAACTGAggaaatttaacttttttttaattatgtattTGCTGGAAATTAATTCAAATTTACTGAAAATATAGTGGAAACTTATTAATATGTACTTAATATTTGGTAgaaatttattttaatttactaatTGTTGAATcaaaattgaattatttttatggATAATctacataaaaaatatttggaaTCACTTAgtaacattaataaaaacaatcaattcaACACATTTACATGGCCTTTCCTAATTATTTCTACCTAGAATAATTGATTAAATTTATGCTTCATTAAGTATCACAGTGCTTTAAATCTATTCAATACATTTGATTGTCACTTTGTTGCCATACATTTTCTAAGCACAATCTACTCAATACTTTGGCTTTTTTGTAGTAAGCTTTACTTAATACCACTACAAAAGATCACAGTGCATTAAAGGACAgtacaaaaacatgtattataAACAAGcttataaaaccttttttagTGCTATATTatgcaaatataaaatattgggaggagctacaaaaaaaaggctgtaCTACAGGCAAAGAACATCCACTGGCCTTATGGTGTATCATTTTGGTAAACAATGCTTAACACAGGGTCTTGTTCACATAGTTACTAGGCTCCCATCAGTGTACTAACAAAGACCTGTCATTACTCAAAGATTCAAAAGCTTATAAGCATTTAACAACACTGCACAATAAACTCTGTCCATCACAAGCACAGAATAttcttagcttttttttaacatttgaaagaaaaagtgcTTCCTGTGCCAATATTGAGtcaaaaaaacattagaaaatCCTCAgacgagtttttttttttatcaggagcGGTGGAATTAATGCATTTAACAAGAACTTGAACGTCTATGATTAACACCTGACAGTGACTTTAACATCCACCTCATTCTTCAATTGTCCCTTTATTCAAGCTAACAGTTTATTCTTGAGGCTGGTAACTTTTGGGGACAGCTTTGAACTATCCAGTTCAAGAAGGAGTTTTTGgaaaacttcaaatgtgtatcGAAGCTCCTTTGGATAGGCAAGATCCACTGCATATGTCAGCCCAACAAGCATGGAGCAGGCCCTGGGAAAGTTCTTCAAAGCAGTAAGAGCTTTGACACCGTCAACCACAATTCCAATGTCTTCAGGGTCCTCTGACACATTGGTCTTGATTCTGTAGATCTTCATGCTTTGTACAGCCAGGTCCCGTGCCACACTGTCTTCATCAGCATCCTGGAATTACAAGAATATTGTGTATATCAGACTGTACAGCCACAGACAAAGGTCATTATTATAAACTCAGGCGATCAAGCTAATGAGCTCTAATAAGGAGGgagtatttatgtatttaacatttttgaatgttGTTCCTAATGCGCCTGTGTGATCCACACCTTATTTGTTTTCACCTGGCTGCAAAAACtaatttccccttggggacGATAAAATTGAGGTTGATTATTTAATAATCACCAAATTCTCTTCACCCCTTTGGACAATATAGCCTTGGTCTATCAAAGCTATGGCACATAGTTCACCTTGCTTAAAACAGTGactaaggccccgtgtccagcTAGCGTTTTTTCTGGGCAgtaaagcgctggctgtgcactcAGGAGTGTTTGCACGCATCCGTCCtctctctatgacaacagtttgttgacaacgGCAGCTGTAAGACTGACacagctctgttactttttactgcatgttttatatttgagattattttttacCCAAGCAGaaacggagcaaagaggatgtgagtacaagataCGATCTGTAGGAGGCTAAAATACGGGGTATATCATAGATTTTGAAAAGAGCGTCTGTGacatcaacagcgcctttctgaaaggttgaaagatttttaacttgagcgctcggagcagccgcacaaaaacagcagagagctTGTTTTCTTCAGGCGGCTGCAAGCGCTCTCTACctattgaaaacaactgaagaaagaTGCTGGCATTAAGAAGGTTTGGTTGTTGTTCTACACCTACTCACTAATAGCTGTGTAATGAGCACATGCAGTTCTGTTTTTAGAGGAACTGCTTGTTGCCAGTTTACACTACAACAGAGTTGATGCTGTTTAAAAACttagcattttcatttttctgttggAAAATGGAGCCAATGCAGAAGTCCAAAATCTGTAGAAATACATAGAATTAcctgaactcacacacacagaatgcattaaaaaaaagttgcatcaaGGTCTCTGAATAAATCACAACTTGCGTTAACACTGACAGCACttgcatttttttaagatgGACTTAAACTTACATCATACTCTTTCAAGAGCTGATCAGTAGATTCCCCAAGATAAGCCAACAAACAATGAATGACAGCCTCTCTACTCTCATCGATGGTAGGACTGCTGGGAacctgaaataaaaatcaaccaaattcatgatttaaaataatcatttaaccTTGAAACTGTTTAAACTGCATTTTTATTATTAGGTTAATAGAGTTTGTTAGCTGGCTAACTGGCATATAATTCCTGTACTAAAAGTACAAGACAACAATGCATTATAAAATAACACATGGCTCTTTTTTGGAGGGAGTCACAGAAATTCTGGCTAGAGAGATTTGTTTGACAGCAGCATATATGTCTGCTCACATTCTGCATGTAAAGCAGTCAGTTCTCTGTGTGATCTGGTGATAGGCTGAACTTATGTGATATCAGACCTTTTtgttatcattatcattattcaTGGTTAAAGAGAAACTGGtgagttattttaaatgaagcaaCAGATAAATGGCAGCATAACTTGTTTCTGGTCACATGACTGACATCGCATACCCTTGCAATGTGATTATTGAGCATGCGCAAGAGGCATTAGATCACATATTTTCCAAATCCTAAAATTGGTAATATTAGAGTAATTTGACCACAAAATGTCTGAACTTCAATTTGGCCTAACAGAAAAATTGTTTGAGGATACCTTGAGTAGGATGGACCGTAACTTCAAACCCATACTTCCGCCCTTGGAGTGGAAGATTTTCAGCAGTCTGGGAGTGTATTCATCAAGCTTGAACATGAACTGGGATTCAAGGCTGACCATCGTGATCTTAAGAAACTCATCCTGAAGCTGAGAGACAAACAAGAAATCAGTTTTAAACCCTAAAGTATTTCAAGTGTAAATATTGTTCTTACATTTCTTTATACAACATGTAATCCCCAGTCCTATCATTATTTGTATGATTTGTATTAAAACTAACTATGGATTCTTTACCTTCTGGGTTAAATCATCTAACTATCCAGCTGGTTAATATGCTTCATTCAAGTACATTACATCATCAACCTTCTTATCCACAACCACTAGTGAATtcatttacaacagaaaaaaatatttcttaataGCATCTATATGTAACTCACATGAGATGGCTCAAAAAGAGCTGGCCATCTGGCTTTGATGTCTTCAATGCATGGTGAACAGTTGATGATTTCATTTCTTCTGTGGGCAAATGTCTTTgccattttttctttaattatctTGTTGTTGTCCCTCTTCATGACTTCACTGAGCAACTGAATCCTCACTTGTTCTTGGCTGTTTTCATCCTCACCTGCTGGGTAAGGAGGGAGGTAGTTGATCTCAGCCTTTCGAggctttttcacatttttagcTGACCTCTGGTCAGCAGAGCTCTTGCGTTTCAGTGCATTGCATAAAACCTCAGGAACACCATAGCCACGAAGTTTGGTGCGATAATTGGCCATCTTGTATTTTATGCTTTGTTGCCAGCCGTAGAATCCAGAGTACGAGCCAGGTTCCTTGAGACATGGAAATTTTGTGACAAGAGCCTCAGCAACATCGCTTATTTGAGCACTGGATGGATAGgcagtatatgtatatatattttcagcTAGCTTCTCAAGTACATCTGCCTTGATTTTTGAGATAGTCAGGAGAGTTCCGCTCTTCTTGAATTCTTCCATGGCTCTTGTGATGTACATTTCAGTTTCATAAGCAAATTGGGGAATGGGAAACATTTTTGGCCATGGCTGATATCGTTCTGTGTGCCTCTGCAAGATAAGAGTGTCCTGTGATGAAGACGATCCAGTAAATGACTCTGCAAGTGATGCAGAATCACAGTCAGTAGTCGTCTGGCCAAAGGAACTGCTTAAACTTTCATCAACTGAAAACAAGTTGAGAATGACTGAAGACGAGTTGACCACCCTtattgtgtccttgtgtttgatTTGGTCCGTTCTTCTGAGAGTAAAGAAATCCTTGAATTCTGGGTCAAGATATTGAAGACTGAACTCGTCAGATACACTAAAAGTCTCCTTCACAACAGTTTGCAGCTCCTCCACAGTGGATGGGATGCCTGATGGAAGGATCAACTTCTCAATTTGGTCATCAATCAATATTCAGAGTTTTGCCTCCATCTCTGTGTTCCTCTCAAGACTGTGAAAAGACAAGTTCAATAGCATCACAGACAGAAGCCCAAACATATCTATAAATATTAAATTGATAGTTAGTTAACCTACTGTAAAAAAGGTTATTTTGCTCTTAACATAAAAAGTATTTGCAATAATAACTAAAATAAACTATAAAACATATTGTTACCAAATTAAATGGGCTCATGAGGGACAAgtcaataaaagaaacaatggcttaaacatttagaaaaagtacatgaactaaaaataaattatgGTTTCTGTAAATCCGACTCTGAGGTTTGTAATGAAGGGTTTAATTCATAACTAATcaaaagtaaaatgtattttttctgcaattGCAGTTGAATCTATTGTTTCCTCATTTTAGTGTTCATTAAGCAGCTAGAAGTTGTGCTGTTTAATGGTGAGAATCACCATTTTGTCTCCTGCACTGTGAAAGTGCAAGCTTTGAGCAGTATTTTTATCCTTTGGTATATGCTTATGAAagcatttatttaccatttGTCAAGCTATTCTAAACTCTATAATAACTATAATTTACACAGACCTCCATCAAACATGCTGTTTATACGCATGTTGAGTGACAAAACATTgcttttttatgtaaaaataattTTCATTATCAATTCCAATAAATTGCACGTGCTAAAATTGGGGTAAAGATTAAATAGGCATCAATTTTACAGCCTTGCTATCAATTTACTGTTAAAAGATGGTTATTCTCAGGAGCTATCAGTTAGGGTAATATGTTAAGGTTATAGCATTAGTATAATTTAATTACCTAAAAGGAACATCGGATGTGACGTTTGAGTGTGACCAAGCGTTTTCCTCCCACAATGTATGCAGGCAGGGGGTACACATCACCAAGTTTCTGATGCTCCAACAGAGCTATTTTTCCAGTGTCCTCCAGTTGAAATGATCTTAGATGCTCTTCATACCAAGCGGCAAGTAACTTTACGATAAAATGCACACAGTTGTCCAAAATTGCTATCTGACTAATCTCTGCAAAGTCAGGTAGTCCACCAGTAGAGCCAAAAGACAAGATCATCCCAACACCATACTTAGTTCCATGGTAGGTGATGGTGTTTGCCATCTGCACGGTAGACAGAAGTGGTGATTTCTCTCTTAAAGCTTCTTGTAAGTCTGAATGTAGCACATCTAGTGGCACCTCAGATATTTTTGTAACACACAGTGGCTGTTGTCCATCATCTGTGTGCTTCTGGTATGCCATCATCATTTGGTGTCTCGTTGAAAGGGTCAGCAACACATTCTTGAAGTTCTTGGTGTGCCTCACAACTTGCTTAAAAAATCTGTGTTTAGCTTCAAAACGCATTGTCCATACACCAACCAAAGGCCCAAAGTGTTCAATCAGTGAAGGGTAATGTTCCAGAAAGTGGTGTTTGGGTATCAGTTTCTCTTCAGGAAAAGCTTGTAAGAATCTGTCATGATGTTCAGATATTTCAAAGTCCAGGTATGCAATAGTTTCTACTGTGTGAACTGGTGCAACAACCAATTCAACAATGTCTTTTATTGTTAAAAGAACCTGCCAGGCAGAATCATCTTCTGGTACCCTTGAACCGACAATAAGTGGCAAAAGCCTTATTAAAGCCCAGTTTTCATGGGCATTTCCCCCTATAGTTCTTCTTTGAGTGTAGTTCTGAGGAATTGCTTGAGGGCTGTTAGCTTTGTCTGTGCCCTTATAAGGAAAACGTGTTATTAACTCATTTAGTACAGTCCTTAACATATTACCCTAACTGATAGCTCCTGAGAATAACCATCTATTAACAGTAAATTGATAGTTAGATATTTTGCATCAACATAAAGGATTATAGAGAGTCTGCTTTCCTCTGATGCAAAGAAGTCATTTTCCTTGTAAATTTTACCATCAAAGATGGACTCGATGTATCCAGTTCTGTTCAAATGTCTTGACAATAGTCCCTCTGCAATGTCTTTATTCTTCAAGACTTCCTGCAAAGTCTCAAGGATAGGCACATATtgaaatgtcttgtttttcaggGGATCAAGAATATATTCAACAGGATCAACACTCCTGAAATGCTCCTTAAAATATCTTCTTCTCTTAAAAGCGGTACCAAGTGGACCAGCAGCTCCAAGTGCTGTACTAATCGGATGTGACTGGCACAACTGTTCTGCCAAGTCAGCTATAATAGCCTGGTCGACAGTgcatttatttgactttaatgTTGAATCAATGATATTTCTGACAGCATACACAGTTGCTgaagatgaaatgaaatgaaggtCTTCAACCAGAGCATCAATGCATTTCACTGAGGCATTATAGATGCTTTCTAACTTAAGCAGAAGAAGGTCAATTCTTTGAAGAACTAAAAACGATGAACTTTCCTGACCACAAGCTAAGCTGGTGCCCTCACTATCACTAGACTCTTGGAGATCAGACAACTCCACACTCTGATTTTGGTGACTTCCGTGCACGTCTTCCTTGAAATCACTCAAAGAACAGGACTTGTGTCGCCTGCTtttgtgtttcaaaaatgtgttgTAGATGTTTGTCCTAAAGTTGcatcctttaaaaacacaaaaaactgttTCATGGCTCTTCAGATGATTTCCAAGATGCTGACAGTAGTCCTTTTCTGTACAAGAACAAGCTTTGCAAACTAAACAGTTAAAAACAGCTGGCTGTTGACAGTCTTCAGCTGCAT from the Labrus bergylta chromosome 4, fLabBer1.1, whole genome shotgun sequence genome contains:
- the LOC114921830 gene encoding uncharacterized protein — translated: MANYRTKLRGYGVPEVLCNALKRKSSADQRSAKNVKKPRKAEINYLPPYPAGEDENSQEQVRIQLLSEVMKRDNNKIIKEKMAKTFAHRRNEIINCSPCIEDIKARWPALFEPSHLQDEFLKITMVSLESQFMFKLDEYTPRLLKIFHSKGGSMGLKLRSILLKVPSSPTIDESREAVIHCLLAYLGESTDQLLKEYDDADEDSVARDLAVQSMKIYRIKTNVSEDPEDIGIVVDGVKALTALKNFPRACSMLVGLTYAVDLAYPKELRYTFEVFQKLLLELDSSKLSPKVTSLKNKLLA